A window of Sulfurimonas gotlandica GD1 contains these coding sequences:
- a CDS encoding F0F1 ATP synthase subunit C, whose protein sequence is MKKVLFLMLALATAAFASDGEVANQTLKAYSMIAAGLGLGLAALGGAIGMGHTAAATIAGTARNPGLGAKLMTTMFIALAMIEAQVIYALVIALIALYANPYLG, encoded by the coding sequence ATGAAAAAAGTTCTATTTTTAATGCTAGCTCTTGCTACTGCTGCATTCGCATCTGATGGTGAAGTTGCTAACCAAACTCTTAAAGCTTACTCAATGATCGCTGCTGGTCTTGGTCTTGGTCTTGCTGCTCTTGGTGGAGCTATAGGTATGGGTCATACTGCTGCTGCAACAATCGCTGGTACTGCACGTAACCCAGGTTTAGGTGCTAAACTAATGACTACAATGTTCATCGCTCTTGCAATGATCGAAGCACAAGTTATTTATGCACTAGTAATTGCTCTTATCGCACTTTACGCTAACCCGTACTTAGGTTAA
- a CDS encoding polyribonucleotide nucleotidyltransferase yields MTYDVNIELENRVEDYSFGDVARQANGSAWLKSGDSVILATVVIDETEIVKDDFLPLTVQYIEKTYAAGKIPGGFFKRETKPSDFETLTSRIVDRSLRPLFPKGFGHPTQITIMVFSAGSDADLQVLALNAASAALYTSDIDINTSVSAVRAAKVDGELVLNPTLSQLKEATLDLYLSGTKDDLLMIEMRSFGSNETQIEENYIIDPMIDPALSMPSILVHKSNAIAEDELIKIFEKTQNALFASNTKYEEAFGDYKKETVAIECKAHVINTEMQTYIRDNHMSDIAAAMNQMAKSERSTALRQLRKNIIKTKTEWSDVEQEVSLKDAIESVKKEQVRSQILNERVRADGRALTEVRPISISTNVLPKAHSSCLFTRGETQALVVLTMGGPKDAQMFESLTDAGTQNENFMVHYNFPGFSVGEASPIMGTKRRELGHGNLAKRALEPIVDLDGQTVRLVSEILESNGSSSMATVCGGYMALRAADIDTSDTVAGIAMGMVSDGDKYAILSDIMGLEDHDGDMDFKVTGSKDGITAMQMDIKLGGISLDILKEALYQAKDGRSHIIDIMIDAEQKIEFNDGVLPSTDFFHIDPSVIGEVIGQAGKVIREIIEKFEVAIDIDKKDGKVKVTGKNKSAVLGAREHIEGIANSPKIEKIKYQVGDKYEGVVKKIVDFGAFIGLPDGTDGLIHISKISDQRVEKVSDVVSEGDKIMVEILEFKGNKISLGRA; encoded by the coding sequence ATGACATATGATGTTAATATAGAGTTGGAAAATAGAGTAGAAGATTACTCATTTGGAGATGTGGCAAGACAAGCGAATGGTTCTGCATGGTTGAAATCAGGTGATAGTGTAATACTAGCAACAGTTGTAATAGATGAGACAGAGATAGTAAAAGATGATTTTTTACCTCTTACAGTACAGTATATAGAAAAAACATATGCAGCTGGTAAAATTCCAGGTGGTTTTTTCAAACGTGAGACAAAACCTAGTGATTTTGAAACTTTAACGTCACGCATCGTTGATCGCTCTCTTCGCCCGCTATTTCCTAAAGGTTTTGGACATCCAACTCAAATAACTATCATGGTTTTTAGTGCAGGTTCAGATGCAGACTTACAAGTTTTAGCACTTAATGCTGCTTCAGCTGCTCTATATACTTCTGACATAGATATTAATACTTCTGTTTCTGCTGTAAGAGCTGCAAAAGTTGATGGAGAGCTAGTTTTAAATCCAACTCTTTCTCAGCTTAAAGAAGCTACTTTAGATTTATATCTCTCAGGAACAAAAGATGACCTTCTTATGATTGAGATGCGTTCATTTGGTTCAAACGAAACACAGATTGAAGAAAACTATATTATAGATCCTATGATTGATCCGGCACTAAGTATGCCTAGCATCTTAGTTCATAAGTCAAATGCTATTGCTGAAGATGAATTGATTAAGATTTTTGAAAAGACTCAAAATGCGCTATTTGCCAGTAATACTAAGTATGAAGAAGCGTTTGGAGATTATAAAAAAGAGACGGTTGCAATAGAATGCAAAGCACATGTAATCAATACAGAGATGCAGACTTATATTAGAGATAATCACATGTCAGACATTGCAGCAGCAATGAATCAAATGGCAAAATCAGAGCGTTCAACTGCTCTTAGACAACTTAGAAAAAATATTATAAAAACAAAAACTGAATGGTCAGATGTTGAGCAAGAAGTATCTTTAAAAGATGCAATAGAGAGCGTAAAAAAAGAGCAGGTTAGATCTCAGATATTAAACGAAAGAGTTCGTGCAGATGGCAGAGCTTTAACAGAAGTTAGACCTATTTCTATTAGTACAAATGTACTTCCAAAAGCGCATTCATCTTGTCTGTTTACTCGTGGAGAAACTCAAGCTTTGGTTGTTCTAACTATGGGTGGGCCTAAAGACGCACAGATGTTTGAAAGTCTTACTGATGCTGGAACTCAAAATGAAAACTTTATGGTTCATTATAACTTCCCTGGATTTAGCGTTGGTGAAGCATCTCCGATAATGGGTACAAAAAGAAGAGAGTTGGGACACGGTAATCTTGCTAAAAGAGCATTAGAACCTATTGTAGATTTAGATGGGCAGACTGTTCGTTTAGTATCTGAGATTCTAGAGTCAAATGGCTCATCTTCTATGGCTACCGTTTGTGGTGGTTATATGGCTCTTAGAGCTGCTGACATTGATACAAGTGATACTGTTGCGGGAATTGCTATGGGTATGGTTTCAGATGGTGACAAATATGCTATTCTATCAGATATTATGGGCTTAGAAGATCACGATGGCGATATGGACTTTAAAGTAACAGGTTCAAAAGATGGAATCACTGCAATGCAGATGGACATCAAACTAGGTGGAATCTCTCTAGATATTTTAAAAGAAGCACTTTACCAAGCAAAAGATGGAAGAAGTCACATTATAGATATTATGATAGATGCTGAGCAAAAGATTGAATTTAATGATGGTGTTCTACCAAGTACAGATTTTTTTCATATAGACCCAAGTGTAATCGGTGAGGTTATAGGTCAAGCCGGTAAAGTAATTCGCGAGATTATTGAGAAGTTTGAAGTTGCAATTGATATAGATAAAAAAGATGGCAAAGTTAAAGTAACCGGTAAAAACAAAAGTGCTGTTCTAGGCGCGCGCGAGCATATTGAAGGTATTGCAAATTCACCTAAAATTGAAAAAATTAAGTATCAAGTTGGTGACAAATATGAAGGTGTTGTGAAGAAAATAGTTGATTTTGGGGCATTTATTGGTCTTCCAGATGGTACTGATGGTCTTATACACATCTCTAAAATATCAGATCAAAGAGTAGAAAAAGTTTCTGATGTTGTGAGTGAAGGCGACAAAATAATGGTTGAGATTTTAGAGTTCAAAGGCAACAAAATCTCTCTAGGGCGTGCATAA